In bacterium YEK0313, one genomic interval encodes:
- a CDS encoding BFD-like [2Fe-2S] binding domain protein, whose translation MIICHCNVFSDHDVRACLGDGPECPRAVGEVYTCLGCSPNCGRCARTILAIMRESGVEQGCSACPMGQCSHHDAPALVAAE comes from the coding sequence GTGATCATTTGCCATTGCAATGTGTTCAGTGACCACGACGTTCGTGCCTGTCTCGGCGACGGCCCGGAATGTCCGCGGGCCGTAGGTGAAGTCTATACCTGTCTCGGCTGCAGCCCCAATTGCGGCCGCTGCGCGCGCACCATCCTCGCGATCATGCGCGAGAGCGGTGTCGAGCAGGGCTGCTCGGCCTGCCCGATGGGCCAGTGCAGCCACCACGACGCCCCGGCTCTCGTCGCCGCCGAATAG
- the bfr gene encoding Bacterioferritin, with protein sequence MKGDKKVIEYLNKGLRSELTAVSQYWLHYRMLDNWGFKELAKTWRKESIEEMVHADKFIDRILFLEGHPNLQVLDPLQIGQDIKEVISCDLKAEIGARALYQEAAAYCETVKDYPSRDLFIELMTDEEGHIDFLETQLDVIKTVGIQLYAQKHIGKLDEGH encoded by the coding sequence ATGAAGGGCGACAAGAAGGTTATCGAGTATCTCAACAAGGGGCTGCGCAGCGAGCTGACCGCGGTCAGCCAATATTGGCTGCACTACCGCATGCTCGACAACTGGGGCTTCAAGGAGCTGGCCAAGACCTGGCGCAAGGAGTCCATCGAGGAGATGGTCCATGCCGACAAGTTCATCGACCGCATCCTGTTCCTGGAGGGCCATCCGAACCTGCAGGTGCTGGATCCGCTGCAGATCGGCCAGGACATCAAGGAGGTCATCAGCTGCGACCTGAAGGCCGAAATCGGCGCCCGCGCGCTCTATCAGGAAGCGGCAGCCTATTGCGAGACCGTGAAGGACTATCCTTCGCGCGACCTGTTCATCGAACTGATGACCGACGAGGAAGGCCATATCGACTTTCTGGAAACCCAGCTCGACGTGATCAAGACCGTCGGCATCCAGCTCTACGCCCAGAAGCATATCGGCAAGCTGGACGAGGGCCACTGA
- the ygfZ gene encoding tRNA-modifying protein YgfZ produces the protein MGSAVLPDRGVIKLTGEDAGRFLQGLVTQDVGAAAGEAAGFAALLTPQGKIVADFFMIALPETAGGGLVLDVPLPLAGDLTRKLTFYRLRAKVVIEDLSASLGVTALWAGTPAPELSLAVARDPRHAGLGWRAIGPRAEGHAADAAAYEALRISLGIPEGGRDFAYGDAFPHEVDMDQLAGVAFDKGCFVGQEVVSRMQHRGTARTRIVPVAFDGAPPPAGTEVTAGDRPVGTMGSGLPGRGLAKLRLDRIADAMAAGEPLVAGGVVLTPVKPDWARFAWPGEAAAR, from the coding sequence ATGGGATCGGCCGTGCTGCCCGACCGCGGCGTCATCAAGCTGACCGGCGAGGATGCGGGACGGTTCCTGCAGGGGCTGGTGACGCAGGACGTCGGCGCCGCTGCGGGCGAGGCCGCCGGCTTTGCCGCCCTGCTGACGCCGCAGGGCAAGATCGTCGCGGATTTTTTCATGATCGCCCTGCCGGAGACGGCGGGCGGCGGCCTCGTGCTTGACGTGCCGCTGCCGCTGGCAGGCGACCTCACGCGCAAGCTCACCTTCTATCGCCTGCGCGCCAAGGTGGTGATCGAGGACCTGTCGGCGAGCCTCGGCGTCACCGCGCTGTGGGCGGGAACGCCGGCGCCGGAGCTGAGCCTCGCGGTCGCACGCGATCCGCGCCATGCCGGCCTCGGCTGGCGGGCGATCGGACCGCGCGCCGAAGGCCATGCGGCCGACGCCGCTGCCTATGAGGCGCTGCGCATTTCGCTCGGCATTCCCGAAGGCGGCAGGGATTTCGCCTATGGCGACGCCTTCCCGCACGAGGTGGACATGGATCAACTCGCGGGGGTCGCCTTCGACAAGGGTTGTTTCGTCGGCCAGGAGGTGGTGAGCCGGATGCAGCATCGCGGCACGGCGCGCACCCGCATCGTCCCGGTCGCCTTCGACGGCGCGCCGCCACCGGCAGGCACGGAGGTGACGGCGGGCGACAGGCCGGTCGGCACGATGGGCTCGGGTCTCCCCGGGCGCGGGCTCGCCAAGCTCCGGCTCGACCGGATCGCCGACGCGATGGCGGCGGGCGAGCCGCTGGTTGCCGGCGGCGTCGTGCTGACGCCGGTCAAGCCCGACTGGGCGCGCTTCGCCTGGCCGGGAGAGGCCGCGGCGCGCTGA
- the priA gene encoding Primosomal protein N', with product MSPPRYADVLIPVAVDRPYSYRVPDGLAVAPGDIVAVPLGNRVAVGAVWHLRDEPGGISHNRLKDIAGRYDVVPVPHEVRRLVDWIADYTLAPRGMVLRMAMRDPEQLAPPRPRIGVRVTGQPPSRPTPSRAKVLALMADGLARPKSEAAREAGVSVGVIDGLVDDGALEAVTLAPEAAGLPLDPAHAPAALNPAQKDAALAIEDAVAAGGFDVFLIDGVTGSGKTEVYFEAVAEALRQGRQTLILVPEIALTTQFLDRFAARFGHRPAAWHSGVGATRRARVWTGVATGEVKVVVGARSALFLPFAALGLVVVDEEHEQAYKQDDGVHYHARDMAVVRARLHDIPVVLASATPSVESRVNADRGRYRRLILPERFGGFDMPAISTVDLKTRGAPTGRWISPALELAMRETLAAGDQSLLFLNRRGYAPLTLCRTCGERVQCPNCTAWLVDHRFRRRLICHHCGFSMPPPTECPKCEAVDSFVACGPGVERLAEECATLFPGSRLLILSSDMAGGVERIRQEIEAVAKGEADIVIGTQLVAKGHNFPHLALVGVIDADLGLSNGDPRAGERTFQLLQQVVGRAGRAKDGSRALIQTHQPAHPIIDAIVRGDREAFYAAEIAMREEAGLPPYGRLAALVVSAEAQADAFGYARAIMRAAPAGTDVRLLGPAEAPLALVRGRHRVRLLARSARAFDMSGWLRAWLSSVEAPRGNVRLEIDVDPQSFL from the coding sequence ATGTCCCCGCCGCGCTATGCCGACGTCCTGATTCCGGTCGCCGTCGACCGTCCCTACAGCTACCGCGTCCCCGATGGATTGGCGGTGGCTCCGGGCGATATCGTCGCCGTGCCGCTGGGCAACCGCGTGGCCGTCGGCGCGGTCTGGCACCTGCGCGACGAGCCGGGCGGCATTTCGCACAACCGGCTGAAGGACATTGCCGGCCGCTACGACGTGGTGCCGGTGCCGCACGAGGTGCGGCGGCTGGTCGACTGGATCGCCGACTATACGCTTGCCCCCCGCGGCATGGTGCTGCGCATGGCGATGCGCGATCCCGAGCAGCTCGCGCCGCCGCGCCCGCGCATCGGCGTGCGCGTCACCGGCCAGCCGCCGAGCCGTCCGACGCCCTCGCGCGCCAAGGTGCTGGCGCTGATGGCCGACGGCCTCGCCCGGCCGAAATCGGAGGCCGCGCGCGAGGCCGGCGTGTCGGTCGGCGTCATTGACGGCCTGGTCGACGACGGCGCGCTGGAGGCGGTCACGCTGGCGCCGGAGGCGGCCGGCCTGCCGCTCGACCCGGCCCATGCGCCGGCCGCACTCAATCCGGCGCAGAAGGATGCCGCGCTTGCCATCGAGGATGCGGTGGCCGCCGGCGGCTTCGACGTCTTCCTCATCGACGGCGTCACCGGTTCCGGCAAGACCGAGGTCTATTTCGAGGCGGTGGCCGAAGCGCTCAGGCAAGGACGGCAGACGCTGATCCTCGTGCCCGAGATCGCGCTCACCACCCAGTTCCTCGACCGGTTCGCCGCGCGCTTCGGCCACCGCCCTGCCGCCTGGCATTCGGGTGTCGGCGCCACCCGCCGCGCCCGGGTCTGGACCGGTGTTGCCACCGGCGAGGTCAAGGTGGTGGTCGGCGCGCGCTCGGCCCTGTTCCTGCCCTTCGCTGCGCTCGGCCTCGTCGTCGTCGACGAGGAGCACGAGCAGGCCTACAAGCAGGATGACGGCGTGCACTACCACGCCCGCGACATGGCGGTGGTGCGTGCCAGGCTGCACGACATACCGGTCGTGCTCGCCTCGGCGACGCCCTCGGTCGAATCGCGGGTCAATGCCGATCGCGGGCGCTACCGGCGGCTGATCCTGCCCGAGCGCTTCGGCGGCTTCGACATGCCGGCCATCAGCACGGTGGACCTGAAGACACGCGGCGCGCCGACAGGACGCTGGATATCGCCGGCGCTGGAGCTCGCCATGCGCGAGACGCTGGCCGCGGGCGACCAGTCGCTCCTGTTCCTCAACCGGCGCGGCTATGCCCCGCTTACCCTCTGCCGCACCTGCGGCGAGCGCGTGCAATGCCCGAACTGCACCGCCTGGCTGGTCGACCACCGCTTCCGGCGCCGGCTGATCTGCCACCATTGCGGGTTCTCCATGCCGCCGCCGACCGAGTGCCCGAAATGCGAGGCGGTCGATTCCTTCGTCGCCTGCGGTCCGGGCGTCGAGCGGCTGGCCGAGGAATGCGCCACGCTGTTTCCCGGCTCGCGGTTGCTCATCCTCTCCTCCGACATGGCTGGCGGCGTCGAGCGCATCCGCCAGGAGATCGAGGCCGTGGCCAAGGGCGAGGCCGATATCGTCATCGGCACGCAGCTCGTCGCCAAGGGCCACAACTTTCCCCATCTTGCCCTGGTCGGGGTGATCGATGCCGATCTCGGCCTGTCGAACGGCGACCCGCGGGCCGGCGAACGCACCTTCCAGCTGCTGCAGCAGGTGGTCGGCCGGGCCGGCCGCGCCAAGGACGGCTCGCGGGCGCTGATCCAGACGCACCAGCCGGCGCATCCGATCATCGACGCCATCGTGCGCGGCGACCGCGAGGCCTTCTATGCCGCCGAAATCGCCATGCGCGAGGAGGCGGGGCTGCCGCCCTATGGGCGGCTGGCAGCCCTGGTGGTCTCGGCCGAAGCCCAGGCTGACGCCTTCGGTTATGCCCGCGCCATCATGCGTGCCGCGCCCGCCGGCACCGATGTCAGGCTGCTCGGTCCGGCCGAGGCGCCGCTCGCTCTGGTGCGCGGGCGCCACCGCGTGCGGCTGCTGGCGCGGTCGGCACGGGCTTTCGACATGTCCGGCTGGCTGCGCGCCTGGCTGTCCTCGGTCGAGGCGCCGCGCGGCAATGTCCGGCTCGAGATCGACGTCGATCCGCAGAGCTTCTTGTGA
- a CDS encoding tellurite resistance protein TehB, translated as MTGPARSTDGYAAEAAALTVRYESIRFEDVHADILHLVPAAPRRVIDIGAGTGRDAAALAARGHRVVAVEPTAELRGAGERLHPEAGITWLDDGLPDLARVRAASDRFDLAFLTAVWMHLDSAERQAAMQALDDLVVPGGRVFMTLRHGPVPPGRRMFEVTAAETVALAAANGFALVHESCRGDMLDRDAVTWTMLVFEKAGAA; from the coding sequence GTGACGGGCCCGGCCCGTTCGACCGACGGCTATGCCGCCGAGGCGGCGGCCCTCACGGTTCGCTACGAAAGCATCCGGTTCGAGGATGTCCATGCCGACATCCTGCACCTCGTTCCGGCCGCGCCGAGACGGGTGATCGATATCGGCGCCGGCACGGGCCGGGATGCCGCGGCGCTCGCCGCCCGCGGCCATCGCGTCGTGGCTGTGGAGCCGACGGCCGAGCTGCGCGGCGCGGGCGAGCGCCTGCATCCGGAGGCCGGCATCACCTGGCTCGACGACGGCCTGCCGGACCTCGCGCGGGTGCGGGCCGCGTCCGACCGGTTCGATCTCGCCTTCCTGACCGCCGTCTGGATGCATCTCGACAGTGCCGAGCGGCAGGCGGCCATGCAGGCGCTGGACGATCTGGTGGTTCCCGGCGGCCGCGTCTTCATGACCCTGCGCCACGGGCCGGTGCCGCCGGGCCGGCGCATGTTCGAGGTGACGGCCGCGGAGACGGTTGCGCTTGCGGCCGCAAATGGCTTCGCGCTGGTCCACGAAAGCTGCCGCGGCGACATGCTCGACCGCGACGCCGTGACCTGGACCATGCTCGTTTTCGAAAAGGCAGGGGCGGCCTGA
- the xerC_1 gene encoding Tyrosine recombinase XerC, translated as MSAKTPPAIDGPADLLMPGAAADTVAAVGRWLRHLGTERRLSPKTLEAYGRDVRGFLAFLSDHMGGAVSLDTLGAIAPRDVRAFMARRRADDLDPSSIARALAAIRSFTRFLERDGRGRMAASAAIRSPKAGRRLPRPLPVAAARKVASTDARAHEDVPPWVAARDAAVLGLLYGAGLRISEALGLKQADAPPPGTNGEVTVTGKGSKVRQVPVIARIADAIAEYRRLCPWSLGPGDPLFVGVKGGPLSPRIIQLTMERLRGALGLADSATPHALRHSFATHLLGRGGDLRSIQELLGHASLSTTQIYTEVDTAALMKVYESAHPRA; from the coding sequence ATGTCCGCCAAGACCCCGCCCGCCATCGATGGTCCAGCCGATCTCCTGATGCCTGGCGCGGCGGCCGACACGGTCGCCGCGGTCGGGCGCTGGCTGCGCCATCTCGGCACGGAGCGGCGCTTGTCGCCGAAGACCCTCGAAGCCTATGGCCGCGACGTCAGGGGCTTCCTCGCCTTCCTCTCCGACCATATGGGCGGCGCCGTCTCGCTCGACACGCTCGGCGCCATAGCGCCGCGCGACGTGCGCGCCTTCATGGCCCGTCGGCGCGCCGACGATCTCGATCCGAGCTCGATCGCCCGGGCGCTGGCGGCGATCCGGTCCTTCACCCGCTTCCTCGAACGCGACGGCCGGGGCCGGATGGCCGCCAGCGCCGCGATCCGCTCGCCCAAGGCCGGCCGTCGCCTGCCGCGGCCGCTGCCGGTCGCCGCGGCGCGCAAGGTCGCCTCGACCGATGCCCGCGCCCATGAGGACGTGCCGCCCTGGGTCGCGGCGCGCGATGCCGCCGTGCTCGGGCTGCTCTACGGCGCGGGCCTGCGCATTTCCGAGGCGCTTGGCCTGAAACAGGCCGACGCGCCACCGCCCGGCACCAATGGCGAGGTGACGGTGACCGGCAAGGGCAGCAAGGTGCGCCAGGTGCCGGTCATCGCCAGGATCGCCGATGCGATCGCCGAGTATCGCCGGCTCTGCCCGTGGAGCCTCGGTCCGGGCGACCCCTTGTTCGTCGGGGTCAAGGGCGGCCCGCTGTCGCCGCGGATCATCCAGCTCACCATGGAGCGGCTGCGCGGCGCGCTCGGCCTTGCCGACAGCGCGACGCCGCATGCGCTGCGCCATTCCTTCGCGACCCACCTCCTCGGCCGGGGCGGCGACCTGCGCTCGATCCAGGAACTGCTCGGCCACGCCTCGCTGTCGACGACGCAGATCTATACCGAGGTCGACACGGCCGCGCTCATGAAAGTCTATGAGAGCGCACATCCGCGCGCCTGA
- the lhyD gene encoding L-hydantoinase, which yields MSQTFDTIFKGGTVVNQDGAGQRDIGVKDGRIAAIGDLARQAAGEVVDCTGLHVLPGFIDSQVHFREPGPVHKEDLETGSRAAVMGGVTSVFEMPNTDPQTTSEAALADKVARATNRMHCDFAFWVGATHGNATEVAELERLPGAAGIKVFMGSSTGSLLVEDDEGVAAVLGRTRRRAAFHSEDEYRLRERAGLRIQGDPRSHPVWRDEIAALTCTERLVAIARRFNAKIHVLHISTAEEIDFLQGHKDVATCEATPHHLTLVAPDCYERLGTLAQMNPPVREARHRDRIWHGIGQGIVDVLGSDHAPHTLEEKAKTYPASPSGMTGVQTLVPTMLDHVNAGRLSLERLVDLTSHGPARIFGIAGKGRIAAGYDADLTIVDLKRRQKITASWIASRSQWTPYDGVEVTGWPVGTVIRGRRVMWEGQLAAPAGGAPVRFQDAAGPER from the coding sequence ATGTCCCAGACCTTCGACACGATCTTCAAGGGCGGCACCGTGGTCAACCAGGACGGCGCCGGCCAACGGGATATCGGCGTCAAGGACGGCCGCATCGCCGCGATCGGCGACCTCGCGCGCCAGGCGGCGGGGGAGGTGGTGGACTGCACCGGCCTGCATGTTCTGCCCGGCTTCATCGACAGCCAGGTGCATTTCCGCGAGCCCGGCCCGGTGCACAAGGAGGATCTGGAGACCGGATCGCGCGCGGCCGTGATGGGCGGCGTGACCAGCGTCTTCGAAATGCCCAATACCGACCCCCAGACGACGAGCGAGGCGGCGCTGGCCGACAAGGTGGCCCGTGCGACCAACCGCATGCATTGCGATTTCGCCTTCTGGGTCGGCGCGACCCACGGCAATGCCACCGAGGTTGCCGAGCTCGAGCGCCTGCCGGGCGCGGCTGGCATCAAGGTATTCATGGGCTCCTCCACCGGTTCGCTGCTGGTCGAGGACGACGAGGGCGTCGCCGCGGTCCTCGGCCGCACGCGCCGCCGCGCGGCCTTCCATTCCGAGGACGAGTACCGCCTGCGCGAGCGGGCCGGCCTCAGGATCCAGGGCGATCCGCGCTCGCATCCGGTCTGGCGCGACGAGATCGCCGCGCTCACCTGCACCGAGCGGCTGGTGGCGATCGCCCGGCGCTTCAACGCCAAGATCCATGTCCTGCACATTTCGACGGCCGAGGAGATCGACTTCCTCCAGGGCCACAAGGATGTCGCGACCTGCGAGGCGACGCCGCACCACCTGACCCTGGTCGCGCCCGACTGCTACGAGCGGCTCGGCACGCTTGCCCAGATGAATCCGCCGGTGCGCGAGGCGCGCCACCGCGACCGCATCTGGCACGGCATCGGCCAGGGCATCGTCGACGTGCTCGGCTCCGACCACGCGCCGCACACCCTGGAGGAAAAGGCCAAGACCTATCCGGCCTCGCCCTCGGGCATGACCGGCGTCCAGACGCTGGTTCCGACCATGCTCGACCACGTCAATGCCGGGCGCCTGAGCCTGGAGCGCCTGGTCGATCTCACCAGCCACGGCCCGGCGCGGATTTTCGGCATTGCCGGCAAGGGCCGAATCGCCGCCGGCTACGATGCCGACCTCACCATCGTCGACCTGAAGCGCCGGCAGAAGATCACCGCATCCTGGATCGCCTCGCGCAGCCAGTGGACGCCCTATGACGGCGTCGAGGTGACCGGCTGGCCGGTCGGCACCGTCATCCGCGGCCGGCGCGTCATGTGGGAGGGCCAGCTTGCCGCCCCCGCGGGTGGCGCGCCGGTGCGCTTCCAGGACGCGGCGGGGCCGGAGCGGTGA
- the catD_1 gene encoding Putative oxidoreductase CatD, producing MHDDSQGPAVAQDNGIALLRITLGIVFLAHSVYLKLIVFTLAGTASFFQSLGLPGWLAYLVFAAEAVGGALLVLGIQARWVALALVPIALGATWAHSGNGWMFAMPNGGWEYPAYLTVLCIAQALVGDGALALSRSLPISALAGRGLTTAR from the coding sequence ATGCATGATGATTCCCAGGGACCGGCGGTCGCCCAAGACAACGGCATTGCCCTGCTGCGCATAACGCTCGGCATCGTCTTCCTCGCGCATAGCGTCTATCTGAAGCTCATAGTCTTCACATTGGCCGGCACAGCCAGTTTCTTCCAGAGCCTCGGCCTGCCGGGCTGGCTCGCCTATCTCGTCTTCGCCGCGGAAGCGGTGGGCGGCGCCCTGCTCGTCCTCGGCATTCAGGCGCGCTGGGTGGCGCTCGCCCTCGTCCCGATCGCGCTCGGCGCGACATGGGCGCATTCCGGCAATGGCTGGATGTTCGCGATGCCGAATGGCGGCTGGGAATATCCGGCTTATCTGACCGTGCTCTGCATCGCCCAGGCGCTTGTCGGCGACGGCGCCCTGGCGCTCAGCCGGTCGCTGCCGATCTCGGCTCTCGCCGGCCGCGGCCTCACCACGGCGCGATAA